In Chloroflexota bacterium, the following proteins share a genomic window:
- the leuS gene encoding leucine--tRNA ligase has product MATRYDSSITEPKWRERWERDGIYRFEPDSDKPKHYAVTMLPYPSGNLHIGHWYAMSPSDVHARYMRMRGYNVFFPMGFDAFGLPAENAAIKNNLDPRKWTYSNIEYMRGQLQSMGMMVDWNQQIVSADPEYYRWNQWFFIQFFKRGLAYKKFSAVDWCPKCNTTLAREQVVGDERRCERCDSLVTKRDLDQWYFKITSYADELLNFSELDWPERITTMQRNWIGRSEGAEITFKSEAGDPITVFSTRPDTLWGATFMVLAPEHPLVAKLTSAEQKASVDAYVAEAVRKTEVERQSTDDEKPKTGVWIGAYAINPVSQERVPIWIADYVLMTYGTGAIMAVPGHDERDFAFAKTFGLEIKRVVVQAEQTAETPLEAAEPAYGTVVNSGQIDGLSSAEAKEAVINWLEAEQLGKRAINYRLRDWLVSRQRYWGTPIPMIYCPTCGTVPVPEDQLPLLLPDSVDFKPTGESPLKLHPTWRFTTCPTCGGEAERDTDTMDTFVDSSWYQVRYLSPHEANAPFTKAITDKWLPVDQYTGGREHAVMHLLYTRFWWKAMRDMGLVSANEPMTRLINQGVILGEDSNKMSKSRGNVIDPDMLVAQYGADTVRTFLMFIGPWEQGGPWNNRGIEGCVRFLDRAWRVVTDTPQRHDAAGDASTLERQTHRIIKKVGDDLQRFAFNTAIAGLMEFVNELMKARETDVYGTATWRKATETLTLLLAPIAPHIAEELWEFLGNSQSVHLQAWPSYDEALLIDESIELPVQINGKVRGKIQVAATADEPSIIATALADEKIAPLVEGKTIVKQIVVPNRLVNIVIK; this is encoded by the coding sequence ATGGCCACTCGCTATGACAGTAGCATTACCGAGCCAAAATGGCGCGAACGTTGGGAACGCGACGGCATTTATCGCTTTGAGCCAGACAGCGATAAACCCAAACATTATGCAGTGACAATGTTGCCCTATCCATCGGGCAATCTGCACATTGGCCACTGGTATGCCATGTCGCCTAGCGACGTGCATGCCCGCTACATGCGTATGCGTGGCTACAATGTCTTTTTCCCAATGGGCTTCGATGCCTTCGGCTTGCCCGCCGAAAACGCCGCGATCAAAAACAACTTAGATCCGCGCAAATGGACTTATTCCAACATCGAATATATGCGTGGTCAATTGCAATCGATGGGCATGATGGTCGATTGGAATCAACAGATTGTTAGCGCCGACCCTGAATATTATCGCTGGAATCAGTGGTTTTTTATTCAGTTTTTCAAGCGTGGCTTGGCCTACAAAAAATTCTCAGCCGTCGATTGGTGTCCCAAGTGTAATACGACCTTGGCCCGCGAACAGGTTGTGGGCGATGAACGGCGCTGCGAACGTTGCGACAGCTTAGTCACCAAGCGCGATTTGGATCAATGGTATTTCAAAATTACTTCATATGCTGATGAATTGCTGAATTTCTCAGAGTTAGATTGGCCTGAGCGCATCACAACCATGCAGCGCAATTGGATTGGCCGCTCAGAAGGAGCCGAAATCACCTTCAAATCTGAGGCTGGCGACCCTATTACGGTCTTTTCAACTCGCCCCGACACCTTGTGGGGTGCGACCTTTATGGTATTGGCTCCTGAACATCCTTTGGTTGCCAAATTGACCAGCGCCGAGCAAAAAGCCAGCGTTGATGCCTATGTAGCCGAGGCAGTTCGCAAAACCGAAGTTGAGCGCCAATCGACCGACGACGAAAAGCCCAAAACTGGCGTGTGGATCGGTGCGTATGCGATCAATCCAGTGAGCCAAGAGCGCGTGCCAATTTGGATTGCCGATTATGTGTTGATGACCTATGGCACTGGCGCGATCATGGCGGTGCCTGGCCACGATGAACGCGATTTTGCCTTTGCCAAAACCTTTGGCTTGGAAATCAAGCGCGTCGTTGTCCAAGCTGAGCAAACTGCCGAAACTCCGTTGGAAGCAGCCGAGCCAGCCTATGGTACGGTCGTTAATTCGGGCCAAATCGATGGCTTAAGCTCAGCCGAGGCCAAAGAAGCTGTAATTAACTGGCTGGAAGCCGAGCAATTGGGCAAACGAGCGATTAATTATCGTTTGCGCGATTGGCTGGTCAGCCGCCAACGCTATTGGGGCACACCAATCCCGATGATTTATTGCCCAACATGTGGTACTGTACCCGTGCCAGAAGATCAATTACCATTGTTGCTGCCTGATAGTGTTGATTTCAAGCCAACAGGCGAATCGCCCTTGAAATTGCACCCAACCTGGCGCTTTACCACATGCCCAACTTGTGGCGGCGAGGCTGAGCGCGACACCGACACCATGGATACATTTGTCGATTCGTCGTGGTATCAAGTGCGCTACTTAAGCCCGCACGAAGCAAATGCGCCCTTTACCAAAGCTATCACCGACAAATGGTTGCCAGTTGATCAATACACTGGTGGTCGCGAACATGCCGTGATGCACTTGCTGTACACCCGTTTTTGGTGGAAAGCCATGCGCGATATGGGCTTGGTCAGCGCTAACGAGCCAATGACCCGCTTAATCAACCAAGGGGTGATTTTAGGCGAAGATAGTAATAAAATGTCGAAATCACGCGGCAATGTGATTGATCCAGATATGCTGGTAGCCCAATATGGTGCTGACACCGTGCGCACTTTCTTGATGTTCATCGGCCCGTGGGAGCAAGGCGGCCCATGGAACAATCGCGGGATCGAAGGCTGTGTGCGCTTCTTGGATCGGGCTTGGCGAGTCGTGACTGATACGCCACAACGCCATGATGCTGCGGGCGATGCTAGCACCTTGGAGCGCCAAACCCATCGGATCATCAAAAAAGTTGGCGACGATTTGCAGCGTTTTGCCTTTAACACCGCCATTGCTGGCTTGATGGAGTTCGTCAACGAATTGATGAAAGCCCGCGAAACCGATGTGTATGGCACTGCAACTTGGCGCAAGGCAACCGAAACCTTGACCTTGTTGTTAGCACCAATTGCTCCTCATATTGCTGAAGAATTGTGGGAATTTTTGGGCAACAGCCAAAGCGTGCATTTGCAAGCCTGGCCTAGCTACGATGAAGCCTTATTGATCGACGAATCGATTGAATTGCCAGTGCAAATAAATGGTAAAGTTCGCGGTAAAATACAGGTAGCCGCCACCGCCGATGAACCAAGCATCATTGCAACCGCTTTGGCCGATGAAAAGATTGCCCCCTTGGTTGAGGGCAAAACCATCGTCA
- a CDS encoding carboxypeptidase regulatory-like domain-containing protein produces MARFSLVRQLVLALMLVGLAVPVVQPSAAQTSANPQTFSKLLIDTGSSASRFAQTHGKLLVDYGAFGLWQIADNQLNQVKQLAGATASDLDTLNFRGIRFNPLKVQPSLRLTQSPTAEHQLWLVQFIGPIKDAWLEQLTKAGAELVIYVPSNSYLVWADGASLNKLNQLQQTSHAIQWMGVYQPEYRLAPELRTKASSPKRTELVDVSVQIYNAGDVQASVDAVIAASSKLHARPWQVLNFTTLSVQLPETELAALAQRANIYNIEPWSEPELFDERQGQIIAGNVTTLNGKTVPSGPGYLSWLQSQGLPNNPAEYPIVDVVDDGFDDGTINPLHPDFYLNGVRPGTSRITATSNCTLDPRGNSLAGHGQINAGIIGGYNNLTGFPYIDEASSGIAGGYNIGLGIAPYTRMASTKIFRNSGAFSISNCDGGDSYADIVTAGYEHQAAITSNSWGQPASMGAYNIYSQLYDQLTRDASGDDAGNQAMLHIFAAGNVGEFGANTVSAPSTAKNVISVGATENVRDEGVLDGNGCEISQADNADDLAIFSSKGPTDDSRIKPDIMAPGTHVIGPAPQEAGFWGDGVCGGLTNPYYPDNQTLYTWSSGTSHSTPAVAGAASLLYTKYRTSFGNGATPSPAMLKAYLLASSRYLDGVNTGGNLPTNQQGWGDVYLKTALDSTPRIVVDQSHVFGASGESFSQVGQIADSNKALRVALTWTDAAGGTTGDAFVNDLDLEVTVGGQVYKGNVFNGALSTTGGVADAKNNVESVYLPAGASGSIQVRVIARNIAGDAIPGNADSTDQDFALYVYNASEGAIGTVTGRVSNASNAPVANVRIATNTNLSTVSDADGNYRLVLPVGTYALTASINGVFQSVPTITVGQNAQISQNFTLVYGSISGVVRDSFTPSLPIVGALVSTAGFSTFTDSTGAYQIPVAAPGTVALNVQADRYTPQQQNLSVVANTTTIGNFNLAAGAVEGIISDASSGLGVKDAVVTLGSYTVKTNAAGYYSLRLPLGSYSVGASKVGLIAETQNLSLSNGLTSTLNLSLIPLLSYTPSGLSRSFEFGAAPISDSLNLELTNNTTQPISYSLRELSDAGFTPARNQQRILVVLRTGSDDANAATIPLSQLGYAYDQIEFGEFATMSLADIQAYDALIYLGMTDNAANNPIEAKLAEYLDAGGRLLIADNDLGYFTNSGSFYQQYLDASFGGDDPETANYNLIGLDFMAGINPMVVDFFPDYFTPGSSSRAIFRYSDGSVGGSYIERNGYKAIYLAVDFHNFGTNAFGERIERDIVEVSLAQLLGTTDQINWVELAPLRGEVAAGQNSSVAVSWFPDRLTQPGTYTGTVVLAQTAVYTQTAEIPVSITITPNTSQARLSGVVTGSGVCSNTPAPLANALVTINDQQGLVTSVRTNSAGEYVVFVPAGGEYSLEFSATDHVASSQSITVGDGEPSVNNMQLRLDKGCLIVGPNAINTSIVFGESKTEQLFVISTGAQALDVAISETRAKTVNSGDLTLTEVDYNWIEASDGTNLNMGAYDLVNIVTPFPINLYGVSTTDLRISNNGVMILNNLTGLIEIFNPSLENAIHNYVIAPYWDDLDDETGGVYWKVVGEAPNRAVVVQWEHRPHYNNWDNTTFQAVLSEQGDILFQYKDVDFNEPFLDFGASATIGVRGTRNEIAQYSVDRPVLRDRMALCISQTCDSLNWLSVSPNKLSNLTGTPSSFRMVDLAIDTSNFDTVGVYTTNLVLNHTTPQPPVVVPVTVNVTLPEGYGVLNGLVETTLVCDVNPMPLANVKITIDTEPPTVLYTNGIGNYSRPIPAGSYNVLVEGYPGAFTSVSYPLTVEAGQTYQQDSLLRLKAPCLDTSSTPAITATTELNTPITASFSLSNLGAGVLDWQIEERLPQQKALAANAQRVTTSQTEAQPQLVPASERLLDGGFEATTISDNVATNPYWSQDSRNFASLLCTVECDDVMPHTGDWFIWMGGIGSNFGTETSYFSQDFSQTSFSAGTLSFWLSVTAPMDRPDDYMRVLINNNEVFRVTNADRANYSSYTLVTVPINEQVLGGRELHSIRFEAQIVQGGNTNFFIDDLSLDLVQSCAGDAVDWLHVVPNSGNIAADSQQTIDVALDPTGLAVGTHTASLCLITNNPNRQNVRIPVSLTVEPAAIPNYPLYLPIIMRN; encoded by the coding sequence ATGGCTCGATTTTCTTTGGTGCGCCAACTGGTTTTGGCGTTGATGCTGGTGGGTTTGGCTGTGCCAGTTGTGCAACCAAGCGCCGCCCAAACTTCGGCAAACCCGCAAACATTCAGCAAACTGTTGATCGATACGGGTAGCTCAGCGAGCCGTTTCGCCCAAACTCATGGCAAATTGCTGGTCGATTATGGGGCATTTGGCTTGTGGCAGATTGCCGATAATCAATTGAACCAGGTTAAGCAATTGGCTGGTGCGACGGCCAGCGATCTGGATACGCTTAATTTTCGTGGGATTCGTTTCAATCCATTGAAAGTTCAACCAAGTCTCAGATTAACCCAAAGCCCAACCGCTGAGCATCAATTGTGGTTGGTTCAATTTATCGGCCCCATTAAAGATGCTTGGCTGGAGCAACTCACCAAGGCTGGAGCCGAATTGGTGATTTATGTGCCGAGCAATAGTTATTTGGTTTGGGCTGATGGCGCGAGCCTCAATAAGCTCAATCAATTACAACAAACCAGCCATGCTATTCAATGGATGGGTGTCTATCAGCCTGAATATCGTTTGGCTCCAGAACTACGCACTAAGGCAAGTAGTCCCAAACGAACTGAATTGGTTGATGTCAGCGTGCAAATCTACAATGCTGGCGATGTGCAAGCCTCGGTTGATGCAGTCATTGCGGCGAGTAGCAAGCTGCATGCACGGCCATGGCAGGTGCTCAATTTCACGACACTTTCGGTCCAACTGCCTGAAACTGAATTGGCAGCGTTGGCGCAACGAGCGAATATCTACAATATTGAGCCTTGGAGCGAGCCAGAGCTGTTTGATGAACGTCAAGGCCAGATTATCGCAGGCAATGTGACGACGCTGAATGGCAAAACTGTGCCAAGTGGGCCTGGCTATTTAAGCTGGTTGCAAAGCCAAGGCTTGCCCAACAACCCTGCCGAGTATCCAATTGTTGATGTGGTTGATGATGGCTTCGATGATGGCACGATCAATCCATTGCATCCTGATTTTTATCTAAATGGCGTGCGACCTGGAACTTCGCGCATCACCGCCACATCCAACTGTACTCTTGACCCGCGCGGCAATAGTTTGGCGGGTCACGGCCAAATCAACGCCGGAATTATCGGCGGCTACAACAATCTCACAGGGTTTCCCTATATCGATGAAGCTAGCTCTGGGATTGCTGGTGGCTATAATATTGGGCTTGGGATTGCGCCCTATACCCGTATGGCCAGCACCAAAATCTTTCGCAATAGTGGCGCATTCAGCATTAGCAATTGTGATGGTGGCGATAGCTACGCCGATATTGTGACTGCTGGTTATGAGCATCAAGCGGCAATTACCTCGAATAGCTGGGGCCAACCAGCCTCAATGGGTGCGTATAACATTTATTCGCAGCTTTACGACCAACTCACCCGCGACGCGAGCGGCGACGATGCGGGTAACCAAGCGATGTTGCATATTTTTGCCGCAGGCAATGTGGGTGAATTTGGGGCAAATACGGTTAGCGCGCCGAGCACCGCCAAAAACGTGATTTCAGTCGGCGCAACCGAAAATGTGCGCGATGAAGGCGTTTTGGATGGCAATGGCTGTGAGATTTCACAGGCCGATAATGCTGATGATTTGGCGATTTTTTCGAGCAAAGGCCCAACCGATGATAGCCGAATCAAGCCCGATATTATGGCTCCTGGCACCCACGTAATTGGCCCAGCCCCCCAAGAAGCGGGCTTTTGGGGCGATGGCGTTTGTGGTGGTCTAACTAATCCATATTATCCCGATAATCAAACCCTTTACACATGGTCAAGCGGTACTAGCCACTCAACTCCGGCGGTGGCAGGCGCAGCTTCGTTGCTGTATACCAAATATCGTACAAGCTTTGGCAATGGGGCAACTCCAAGCCCGGCCATGCTCAAGGCCTATTTGTTGGCTTCGAGCCGTTATTTAGATGGTGTGAATACTGGCGGCAACTTGCCAACCAATCAGCAAGGTTGGGGCGATGTCTACCTGAAAACCGCGCTCGATAGCACTCCCAGAATTGTGGTTGATCAAAGCCATGTGTTTGGGGCTAGCGGCGAGAGTTTCAGCCAAGTAGGCCAAATTGCCGATAGCAACAAAGCTTTGCGGGTCGCCCTCACATGGACTGATGCGGCGGGCGGTACTACGGGCGATGCCTTCGTCAATGACCTTGATCTCGAAGTGACGGTTGGCGGCCAAGTTTATAAAGGCAATGTGTTTAATGGAGCGCTCTCAACAACTGGCGGCGTGGCCGATGCCAAAAACAATGTTGAATCGGTTTACCTGCCAGCTGGGGCAAGTGGCTCGATTCAGGTGCGGGTAATTGCCCGCAATATTGCTGGCGATGCTATTCCAGGTAATGCTGATAGCACCGACCAAGATTTTGCCCTGTATGTCTACAATGCTAGCGAGGGCGCGATTGGCACAGTTACGGGGCGGGTGAGCAACGCCAGCAATGCACCTGTTGCCAACGTGCGAATTGCCACCAACACTAATTTGAGTACCGTGAGCGATGCCGATGGCAACTATCGTTTGGTATTGCCGGTTGGCACCTATGCCCTGACGGCTAGCATAAATGGGGTATTTCAAAGTGTGCCAACCATTACTGTTGGCCAAAATGCCCAAATTAGCCAAAACTTTACCTTGGTATATGGCAGCATTAGCGGGGTGGTGCGCGATAGCTTTACCCCAAGTTTGCCAATTGTTGGAGCCTTGGTTTCGACCGCTGGCTTCAGCACCTTTACCGATAGCACTGGTGCCTATCAAATTCCGGTGGCCGCGCCGGGCACGGTGGCGCTGAATGTTCAGGCCGATCGTTACACGCCGCAGCAGCAAAATCTGAGTGTAGTTGCCAATACCACCACCATAGGCAATTTCAATTTGGCGGCGGGTGCGGTTGAAGGGATAATTAGCGATGCCAGCAGCGGCCTAGGAGTCAAGGATGCTGTGGTCACGCTTGGCAGTTACACGGTCAAAACCAATGCGGCGGGTTACTACAGCTTGCGCTTGCCCTTGGGCAGCTATAGCGTTGGAGCCAGCAAAGTTGGACTAATCGCCGAAACGCAGAATTTGAGCCTCAGTAATGGTCTGACCAGCACATTAAACCTGAGTTTGATTCCATTGCTCAGCTATACACCGAGCGGCCTGAGCCGAAGCTTTGAGTTTGGGGCGGCTCCGATTAGCGATAGCCTGAACTTGGAATTAACCAACAATACGACTCAGCCAATTAGTTATAGCCTGCGCGAATTGAGCGATGCTGGCTTTACGCCTGCCCGCAACCAACAACGGATTTTGGTGGTGCTGCGCACTGGTAGCGATGATGCCAATGCAGCCACCATTCCGCTGAGCCAGCTGGGCTATGCATACGATCAGATTGAATTTGGCGAATTTGCCACAATGAGTTTGGCCGATATTCAGGCCTACGACGCGCTAATTTATCTTGGAATGACTGATAATGCCGCCAATAATCCGATCGAAGCCAAATTGGCCGAATATCTCGATGCTGGCGGGCGGCTGTTGATTGCTGATAACGATTTGGGCTACTTCACCAACAGCGGCAGTTTTTATCAGCAATATCTTGATGCGAGTTTTGGCGGCGATGACCCTGAAACTGCCAATTACAACTTGATTGGGCTGGATTTCATGGCCGGAATCAATCCTATGGTGGTTGATTTCTTCCCTGATTATTTCACGCCTGGCAGCTCATCACGCGCAATCTTCCGCTACAGTGATGGCTCGGTTGGTGGCTCGTACATTGAGCGCAACGGCTACAAAGCAATTTATTTAGCGGTTGATTTTCACAATTTCGGCACAAACGCCTTTGGTGAGCGCATCGAACGCGATATTGTTGAAGTCAGTCTTGCCCAATTGCTAGGAACCACCGATCAAATTAATTGGGTGGAGCTTGCGCCATTGCGCGGCGAGGTGGCGGCAGGACAAAACAGTTCGGTGGCAGTTAGCTGGTTCCCTGATCGATTAACTCAACCTGGAACCTACACTGGCACGGTGGTTTTGGCCCAAACTGCGGTCTACACCCAAACTGCCGAAATTCCAGTCAGCATTACGATCACGCCCAACACCAGCCAAGCCCGACTAAGCGGCGTTGTGACTGGCTCGGGCGTTTGTAGCAATACCCCAGCGCCATTAGCCAATGCCTTGGTGACGATCAATGATCAACAAGGCTTGGTTACCAGCGTGCGCACCAATAGCGCAGGCGAGTATGTGGTGTTTGTTCCAGCAGGCGGCGAGTATAGCCTTGAATTTAGCGCAACCGACCACGTTGCCAGCAGCCAAAGTATTACTGTTGGCGATGGCGAGCCAAGTGTCAATAATATGCAATTGCGGCTGGATAAAGGGTGTCTGATTGTTGGGCCAAATGCGATCAATACTAGCATCGTGTTTGGCGAAAGCAAAACCGAGCAGCTGTTTGTGATCAGCACCGGAGCACAAGCGCTCGATGTGGCAATTAGCGAAACTCGTGCCAAAACCGTCAACAGCGGCGATCTAACACTGACCGAAGTTGATTACAACTGGATCGAAGCCAGCGACGGCACAAATTTGAATATGGGTGCTTACGATTTGGTCAATATCGTCACGCCATTTCCGATTAATTTGTATGGCGTGAGCACCACCGATTTGCGCATCTCGAATAACGGCGTAATGATCCTCAACAATTTGACTGGCTTGATCGAAATCTTCAACCCCAGCCTAGAGAATGCCATCCATAACTATGTGATTGCACCTTACTGGGACGATTTGGATGATGAAACAGGCGGCGTGTATTGGAAAGTCGTCGGCGAAGCGCCCAATCGCGCGGTGGTAGTGCAGTGGGAACATCGCCCACACTACAACAACTGGGATAACACCACTTTCCAAGCGGTGCTCTCAGAACAAGGCGATATTTTGTTCCAATACAAGGATGTGGATTTCAACGAACCATTCTTAGATTTTGGGGCCAGTGCTACGATTGGGGTGCGTGGCACACGCAACGAGATTGCCCAATATAGCGTTGATCGGCCAGTCCTACGTGATCGCATGGCCTTGTGTATCTCACAAACTTGCGATAGTTTGAATTGGCTGAGCGTTAGCCCGAATAAACTTAGCAATTTGACTGGTACACCATCAAGTTTCCGAATGGTTGATCTCGCGATTGATACCAGCAACTTTGATACAGTTGGCGTTTACACCACCAATTTGGTGCTGAACCACACCACGCCACAGCCGCCAGTAGTTGTTCCTGTAACCGTCAATGTAACCTTGCCCGAAGGTTATGGCGTGCTGAATGGTTTGGTTGAAACAACTTTGGTTTGCGATGTCAACCCAATGCCTTTGGCCAACGTCAAAATTACGATTGACACTGAGCCGCCAACAGTTTTATATACCAATGGCATTGGCAACTACAGCCGCCCAATTCCGGCAGGCAGCTACAACGTCTTGGTTGAAGGCTACCCGGGGGCATTTACCAGTGTCAGCTATCCATTAACGGTTGAGGCAGGCCAGACCTATCAGCAAGATTCGCTGCTACGCTTGAAAGCGCCATGTTTGGATACCAGCAGCACGCCAGCGATTACCGCCACCACCGAACTGAACACGCCGATCACCGCCAGCTTTAGCTTGAGCAATCTCGGCGCAGGTGTGCTCGATTGGCAAATTGAAGAACGCTTGCCACAACAAAAAGCCTTGGCAGCCAATGCCCAACGAGTAACGACCAGCCAAACAGAAGCTCAACCGCAACTGGTTCCAGCTAGCGAACGTTTGCTTGATGGCGGCTTCGAGGCCACTACGATTAGCGATAATGTGGCGACCAACCCCTATTGGAGCCAAGATTCGCGCAACTTTGCCAGCTTGCTCTGCACTGTGGAGTGTGATGATGTTATGCCGCATACTGGTGATTGGTTTATTTGGATGGGAGGGATTGGGTCAAACTTTGGCACTGAAACCAGCTATTTCAGCCAAGACTTCAGCCAAACCAGCTTTAGCGCAGGTACCTTGAGTTTCTGGTTATCGGTTACTGCGCCGATGGATCGACCTGATGATTACATGCGAGTCCTGATCAACAACAATGAAGTATTTCGAGTGACCAATGCCGATCGGGCCAATTACAGCAGCTATACCCTAGTAACTGTGCCGATTAATGAGCAAGTGCTTGGTGGGCGCGAGCTGCATAGCATTCGCTTTGAAGCCCAAATTGTGCAAGGCGGCAACACCAACTTCTTTATTGATGATCTGAGCCTTGATTTAGTCCAAAGCTGTGCTGGTGATGCAGTGGATTGGCTGCACGTTGTGCCGAACAGTGGCAATATTGCTGCTGATAGCCAGCAAACAATTGATGTTGCGCTTGATCCAACGGGCTTGGCAGTTGGCACGCATACTGCCAGTTTATGCTTGATCACCAACAACCCCAATCGCCAAAATGTGCGGATTCCAGTTAGTTTGACGGTTGAGCCAGCGGCGATCCCGAACTATCCGCTGTATCTACCTATCATTATGCGCAACTAA